A stretch of Cucumis sativus cultivar 9930 chromosome 2, Cucumber_9930_V3, whole genome shotgun sequence DNA encodes these proteins:
- the LOC116402134 gene encoding uncharacterized protein LOC116402134: MNFSRPQRLVTLADFLPKSFLCVHQDEDPEVVACHAINTTEEEIIPPRSLEREGVSKDLSRFNVEDLLSLPQETKTILIDALLNSRASSSSTPTMTYESGSYCMSIDFSDEDLLLGSKLHNRPLYVSGYVQEQRVDQILIDNGPAVNIMPKSTMWQLGILMDELSNSKLVIQGFNQGSQRAIGIIRLELIIGDLKASALFHVIDSRTTYKLLLGRPWIHGNGVVTSTLHQCFKFYQDGVKKVEADSNPFSEAESHFADAKFYSKNNNILEVLPAETPLTKGEDNSQLKSLATTEPHESARTFNSGKGEAYTSSTKGMILKDENAANTPVLRYVPLSRRKKGESPFMESPKGLKVGDIEIIKESFTTPLTKIAKQEVKVDLVEANLPQRRTKDGFDPKAYKLMAKAGYDFTAHTEFKSLEIHDRPELSSTQKKLLREGHSIPVSRKGLGYKSPEPIRITKKGKEKVVDINHITIEEDDNTDVKEGDNQRISVFDRIRPSVARPVVFERLSMTEAERERLQSVPNLERHSVFRRLTTTPIKEESTCHALTTTRPSAFERLGVSKKKNVQAPRAPIFNHLGDKGSHDNIDSNIDTKKKEPMSRVKVWRRIKHTDVDNYRSKKFPCETKENGEIHSNVPSRMKRKTFVTLNTSQGSLKVKRHDVILTNPEKEGSEQGECETSCHHITIIEESETGTHEEDAENAPQSLEDGGQSTVDELKEVNLGTIEEPRPTFISASLSNEEVDKYMSLLTEYRDIFAWSYKEMPGLDPKVAVHHLAIKPGYRPIKQAQRRFRPELIPQIEVEVNKLIEAGFIREVKYPTWIANIVPVRKKNGQLRVCVDFRDLNNACPKDDFPLPITEIMVDATTGHEALSFMDGSSGYNQIRMALSDEEMTAFRTPKGIYCYKVMPFGLKNAGATYQRAMQKVFDDMLHRYVECYVDDLVVKTKRRQDHLKDLKVVFDRLRKYQLRMNPLKCAFGVTSGKFLGFIVRHRGIEIDQSKIDAIQKMSRPKSLHDLRSLQGRLAYIRRFISNLAGRCQPFQKLMRKGENFVWDEACQNAFDSIKKYLLTPPVLGAPVPDKPLILYIAAQERSLGALLAQEEVKGKERSLYYLSRTLIGAEVNYSPIEKMCLALFFAIDKLRHYMQAFTVHLVAKADPIKYVLSRPIIAGRLAKWAVLLQQYDIVYIPQKAIKGQALADFLADHPIPSDWKLCDDLPDDEVFFTEVMEPWTMYFDGAARRSGAGAGIVLISPEKHMLPYSFALSELCSNNVAEYQALIIGLQIALEIGVSFIEVYGDSKLIINQLSLQYDVKHEDLKPYFAYARQLMEKFDNVMLEHVPRVENKRADALANLATALTMPDDVTLNIPLCQRWIIPPVRPECQEVNMATSYLIDEEDWRQPIIEYLEHGKLPKDSRHKIEIRRRAAHFIYYKGTLYRRSLEGLFLRCLGKEDSVKALKEVHAGVCGAHQSGPKLQFQLRRMGYYWPKMIQDSIDYVKKCEPCQYHANFIHQPPEPLHPTVASWPFEAWGLDLVGPITPKSSAGHSYILAATDYFSRWAEAISLREAKKENVADFIRTHIIYRYGIPHRIVTDNGKQFSNSMMDKLCEKFKFKQYKSSMYNAAAAMD, from the coding sequence TAGACTTCTCAGATGAGGATTTGTTGTTGGGATCTAAACTTCATAATAGACCTTTGTATGTTTCTGGATACGTTCAAGAACAGAGAGTCGATCAAATTCTGATTGATAATGGCCCAGCTGTCAACATAATGCCAAAGTCGACTATGTGGCAATTAGGCATCTTGATGGACGAGCTCTCAAATAGCAAGCTAGTAATTCAAGGTTTTAACCAAGGTAGCCAAAGAGCAATAGGCATAATACGGTTAGAACTCATAATTGGCGACCTAAAGGCCAGTGCATTGTTTCATGTCATAGACTCAAGGACTACTTACAAGTTGTTACTAGGGCGTCCTTGGATTCATGGAAACGGAGTAGTAACTTCAACACTGCATCagtgcttcaaattttatcaggaCGGTGTAAAGAAGGTTGAAGCCGACTCTAATCCATTCTCAGAAGCTGAGTCTCACTTCGCAGATgcaaagttttattcaaagaataataatattttagaagttttgcctgcagaaacccctcttacaaaaggagaagataatTCACAATTGAAATCACTCGCAACCAcagaaccacatgaaagtGCGAGAACCTTTAACTCTGGAAAGGGTGAAGCATACACTAGCAGCACAAAGGGTATGATCTTGAAGGATGAAAATGCTGCAAACACACCAGTTTTGCGTTATGTCCCTCTGTCAAGGCGCAAGAAAGGCGAATCACCATTCATGGAGTCtccaaaaggtttgaaagttgGTGACAtcgaaatcataaaagaaagcttcactACACCACTAACTAAGATAGCGAAGCAAGAGGTAAAGGTAGATCTGGTGGAAGCAAACTTGCCCCAAAGGCGAACGAAAGACGGATTCGACCCCAAGGCTTACAAATTGATGGCGAAAGCAGGTTATGACTTCACAGCTCACACCGAGTTTAAAAGCTTGGAAATTCATGACCGACCTGAGCTCTCCTCAACTCAAAAGAAGCTTCTACGGGAAGGACATTCTATACCCGTGTCGAGAAAAGGACTCGGATACAAGTCGCCAGAACCGATCCGTATAACTAAAaaggggaaggaaaaagtggtTGACATCAATCATATAACTATAGAGGAGGATGACAATACTGACGTAAAAGAAGGTGATAATCAGAGAATCTCAGTATTTGATCGAATTAGACCATCTGTTGCACGTCCCGTAGTATTTGAAAGGCTAAGCATGACAGAGGCAGAAAGAGAAAGGCTCCAGTCAGTACCAAACCTTGAGAGACATTCGGTCTTTCGAAGGCTAACTACGACTCCcataaaggaagaaagcaCATGCCATGCCTTGACAACTACAAGACCATCAGCCTTTGAAAGGCTAGGTgtgtctaaaaagaaaaatgtacaagCACCCCGTGCTCCGATTTTTAATCATCTCGGGGATAAAGGATCACACGACAACATTGATTCCAACATagatacaaagaagaaggaaccaATGTCTCGTGTGAAAGTTTGGCGTCGAATTAAGCATACAGATGTCGATAATTATCGTAGTAAGAAGTTTCCTTGCGagacaaaggaaaatggagaaattcatAGCAACGTTCCTTCtcgcatgaaaagaaaaacttttgttactcTCAATACAAGTCAAGGTTcgttaaaggtaaaaagacaTGATGTTATACTAACGAATCCTGAAAAAGAAGGGTCGGAACAAGGGGAATGTGAAACTTCATGTCATCACATCACCATTATTGAGGAATCAGAGACTGGAACTCATGAAGAAGACGCAGAAAATGCCCCACAAAGTTTAGAGGATGGTGGCCAATCTACTGTAGACGAGCTAAAAGAGGTGAACCTTGGTACAATAGAGGAACCACGTCCGACTTTCATTAGTGCGTCCCTCTCTAATGAAGAGGTGgataaatatatgagtttgcTCACCGAATACAGGGACATCTTTGCGTGGTCGTACAAGGAGATGCCAGGACTTGACCCAAAAGTAGCAGTCCATCATCTTGCAATTAAACCTGGATATCGACCGATTAAACAAGCACAACGACGTTTTCGACCGGAGCTTATCCCTCAAATCGAGGTGGAAGTCAACAAGTTGATCGAAGCAGGATTCATTCGCGAGGTCAAATATCCAACGTGGATAGCAAACATTGTccctgttagaaaaaaaaatggacaacttCGCGTTTGTGTAGACTTTCGCGATCTGAATAATGCATGCCCTAAAGATGATTTTCCCTTGCCCATCACCGAAATCATGGTTGATGCAACTACTGGACACGAGGCGTTGTCGTTTATGGATGGGTCGTCtggatataatcaaatacgGATGGCCCTCTcagatgaagaaatgacagCTTTCAGAACTCCAAAGGGAATATACTGTTACAAGGTGATGccctttggattgaaaaatgccGGCGCTACTTATCAACGTGCCATGCAGaaagtgtttgatgatatgttgcacaggtatgttgaatgttatgttgATGATCTTGTAGTCAAAACAAAGAGACGACAAGACCATTTGAAGGATCTAAAAGTCGTGTTTGATCGCTTGCGAAAATATCAGCTAAGGATGAACCCTCTCAAGTGTGCGTTTGGTGTAACTTCAGGAAAATTTCTTGGCTTCATTGTAAGGCATCGAGGGATCGAAATAGACCAGTCCAAGATTGATGCCATTCAGAAGATgtcaagacctaaaagtttgcATGACCTAAGAAGTCTCCAAGGACGACTGGCTTACATCCGAAGGTTCATCTCTAACTTGGCCGGTCGGtgtcaaccttttcaaaagttgatgagaaaaggagaaaattttgtgtgggATGAAGCTTGTCAGAACGCTTTTGAtagcataaagaaatacttgcTTACTCCCCCAGTGCTGGGAGCTCCAGTACCTGACAAACCACTAATATTGTACATTGCTGCACAAGAAAGGTCCTTAGGAGCATTACTGGCACAAGAAGAGGTAAAGGGAAAGGAGCGTTCTCTCTACTATCTAAGCAGAACATTAATTGGGGCTGAAGTTAACTATTCTCCTATCGAAAAGATGTGTCTTGCACTTTTCTTTGCCATTGATAAGTTGAGGCATTATATGCAGGCCTTCACGGTTCATCTAGTGGCAAAAGCAGACCCTATAAAGTATGTTCTATCCAGGCCAATCATCGCTGGACGCTTAGCCAAATGGGCGGTTCTACTCCAACAATATGACATTGTCTATATTCCCCAAAAGGCGATAAAAGGACAAGCGCTAGCAGACTTTTTAGCAGACCACCCAATTCCTTCGGATTGGAAGTTATGTGATGACCTACCAGACGATGAGGTTTTCTTCACAGAAGTTATGGAACCTTGGACTATGTACTTCGATGGTGCAGCTCGAAGAAGTGGTGCGGGGGCAGGCATTGTCCTCATTTCTCCTGAGAAGCATATGTTGCCTTATAGCTTTGCACTTTCCGAATTGTGTTCAAACAATGTGGCTGAATATCAGGCTTTGATAATTGGCCTTCaaatagcattagaaatcGGAGTGTCATTCATAGAGGTCTATggtgattcaaaattgataatcaatcaACTCTCGCTTCAATATGACGTGAAACATGAAGACTTGAAGCCATATTTTGCTTATGCTCGACAATTGatggaaaagtttgataatgtgatgttagaacatgtccctagagtagaaaataagagagcgGATGCATTGGCAAATTTAGCCACGGCCTTGACCATGCCAGATGATGTAACTCTGAACATACCACTTTGTCAACGATGGATTATACCCCCAGTTAGGCCTGAATGTCAGGAAGTGAACATGGCAACAtcctatttgattgatgaagaagattggcgTCAACCCATCATAGAGTATCTTGAACATGGAAAGCTTCCAAAGGATTCTcgtcataaaattgagatacgaAGAAGGGCAGCacacttcatttattacaagGGAACTTTATATCGCCGTTCTCTTGAAGGGCTCTTCCTTCGATGTCTCGGAAAGGAAGATTCGGTAAAAGCTCTAAAGGAAGTACATGCAGGTGTTTGTGGAGCACATCAATCGGGACCAAAGCTTCAATTCCAGCTAAGAAGAATGGGCTACTACTGGCCTAAGATGATCCAAGATTCAATAGACTATGTGAAGAAGTGTGAGCCTTGTCAATACCATGCAAACTTCATACACCAACCTCCAGAACCTCTTCATCCAACTGTGGCTTCTTGGCCTTTTGAGGCTTGGGGACTCGATCTGGTTGGCCCCATTACACCAAAATCATCAGCAGGACATTCTTATATCCTAGCAGCAACAGACTATTTTTCAAGGTGGGCTGAGGCCATTTCATTGAGAGAAGCCAAGAAGGAGAACGTGGCAGACTTTATTCGAACACACATCATCTATCGATACGGTATTCCACATCGAATCGTGACGGATAATGGAAAGCAATTCTCCAATAGTATGATGGACaagttatgtgaaaaattcaaattcaagcaatATAAGTCATCCATGTACAACGCAGCTGCTGCAATGGACTAG